One region of Gouania willdenowi chromosome 13, fGouWil2.1, whole genome shotgun sequence genomic DNA includes:
- the thap12b gene encoding THAP domain containing 12b isoform X1 has protein sequence MPNFCAAPNCTRKSTQSDLAFFRFPRDPQRCRLWVENCCRADLEAKTSDQLNKHYRLCAKHFDPAMICKTSPYRTVLKDTAIPTIFDLRSHLRNPHPRHRKRIKELTEEDIKRIKERRLATSIEHVAFKQDTTATEGNTTDEPQMSTEEREFREHVRSLFEVLVLLGKQSIPLEVSKVSEAKIKSNNFQALLNTCLNAGDIALRKRFDGAAVNCEYISTTQQNQIVEICENTVRDEMLLEVRESRFFSLVTGDLVEIGDEKQLPLFLRFVDHQNGLREEFLDFVLFDGEESALVERFETQLADRWGLSMEDCRGQAHKATGSTATKMRVVAVLLMEKYPLALNVPCSHLALNIHLANSLPFPNVQVVIETLRRIGIFFKTQFTQDELDKAIVTHYQKNEEKGAAVKQACSSDWTEEHNVFDVLVDVLPPLLLCMDAIRENEEGTFVESVTAEAYSLSEILADFEIVVTIVILKNVLTFTRAFGRNLQGETMNVFFAASSLTAVLHSLNEVNDNIEVYHEFWYEEAESLASVMEIPVKVPRLFLRKQHTADMGKTQTELYFKEYVTMPVIHSIMQEVEDMFCENNLKALKCLSLVPAIMGQMKFNTTEENYADVYSNDLPSPDTLPAELHCWRIKWKHRGKEVRLPTTIHETLQLPDVKFFPNVNTFLKVLSTLPVLKLEEKKGESASDRLQAYLSSVPKKQWNRGLAMLFVNTHVKHDLDVMVEKYCPLYLEDDPETEAEGDEAAEEDTPIIEVKVVDV, from the exons ATGCCGAATTTTTGCGCGGCCCCAAACTGTACGCGGAAGAGCACGCAGTCGGATTTAGCGTTTTTTCGCTTTCCACGGGACCCACAAAG ATGCAGACTCTGGGTGGAAAACTGCTGCAGGGCAGATTTAGAGGCAAAAACATCCGACCAGTTGAACAAACACTACCGACTGTGTGCTAAACACTTTGACCCAGCCATGATCTGCAAAACT AGCCCTTATAGAACAGTGCTGAAGGACACAGCCATTCCAACTATATTTGATCTGAGAAGCCATCTAAGGAATCCCCATCCAAGACATCGCAAGCGAATTAAAGAGCTG ACTGAAGAAGATATAAAGAGAATCAAAGAAAGAAGAT TGGCAACTTCCATTGAACATGTTGCTTTCAAACAAGACACAACAGCTACAGAAGGAAACACCACAGATGAACCGCAGATGTCCACAGAAGAGAGGGAGTTTCGGGAACATGTTAGATCCCTGTTTGAAGTACTAGTCTTGTTGGGAAAGCAGAGCATCCCATTAGAGGTTAGCAAAGTATCGGAAGCTAAAATCAAGTCGAATAACTTCCAGGCCCTTCTAAACACCTGCTTGAATGCTGGAGACATAGCTCTGAGGAAACGTTTTGATGGGGCAGCTGTGAACTGTGAGTACATTTCTACGACCCAGCAGAACCAGATCGTGGAAATCTGTGAGAACACGGTGAGAGATGAGATGCTGCTGGAGGTGCGCGAGAGCCGCTTCTTCTCACTGGTGACCGGTGATCTTGTTGAAATCGGCGATGAAAAACAGCTTCCTCTTTTTTTACGTTTCGTGGATCACCAAAATGGCCTCCGGGAGGAGTTTTTAGACTTTGTCTTGTTTGATGGCGAAGAGTCTGCTCTGGTGGAAAGGTTTGAGACTCAGCTGGCCGATCGTTGGGGGTTGAGCATGGAGGACTGTCGTGGTCAGGCTCACAAGGCGACGGGTTCTACCGCCACTAAGATGAGAGTCGTGGCTGTGCTACTTATGGAGAAGTACCCCCTGGCTTTGAACGTGCCTTGCTCGCACCTAGCACTGAATATTCACCTTGCGAACAGCTTACCTTTTCCGAATGTCCAGGTTGTCATAGAGACCTTAAGGAGGattggcatatttttcaaaacgCAGTTCACTCAGGATGAGCTTGATAAGGCCATCGTCACTCATTACCAGAAGAACGAAGAGAAAGGAGCCGCCGTGAAACAAGCGTGTTCCTCTGACTGGACCGAGGAGCACAACGTTTTTGATGTCCTTGTTGACGTTTTGCCACCTCTTCTGTTGTGCATGGATGCCATACGGGAAAACGAAGAGGGCACGTTTGTGGAATCTGTCACCGCAGAAGCGTATTCGCTGTCAGAGATACTGGCAGACTTCGAGATTGTCGTCACCATCGTCATTTTGAAGAATGTCCTGACCTTTACCAGAGCTTTTGGGAGAAATCTTCAAGGGGAAACAATGAATGTGTTCTTTGCTGCGAGTAGCCTGACTGCTGTGTTGCATTCTCTCAACGAGGTCAATGACAACATCGAAGTCTACCACGAGTTCTGGTACGAAGAGGCGGAGAGTTTAGCTTCGGTGATGGAGATCCCAGTGAAGGTCCCGAGGCTGTTCCTTCGCAAACAGCACACTGCAGATATGGGGAAAACACAAACCGAGCTGTACTTTAAGGAGTATGTGACTATGCCTGTGATCCACAGTATCATGCAGGAGGTGGAAGACATGTTCTGTGAGAATAACCTGAAAGCTCTTAAGTGCTTATCACTGGTCCCAGCCATCATGGGCCAAATGAAGTTCAACACCACCGAGGAGAACTACGCCGACGTTTACTCCAACGATCTGCCCAGCCCGGACACACTCCCCGCAGAGCTGCACTGCTGGAGAATCAAATGGAAACACAGAGGCAAAGAGGTGCGTCTGCCCACAACCATCCACGAAACCCTTCAACTTCCCGATGTCAAGTTCTTCCCAAACGTCAACACCTTCCTCAAGGTGCTTTCCACCTTACCCGTGCTCAAGCTGGAGGAGAAAAAGGGTGAGTCGGCCAGCGACCGGCTGCAGGCGTATCTCAGCAGTGTGCCGAAGAAGCAGTGGAACCGAGGTCTAGCCATGCTTTTTGTGAACACTCACGTCAAACATGACCTGGACGTCATGGTCGAGAAGTACTGCCCACTCTACTTGGAGGACGATCCCGAAACAGAAGCTGAAGGGGACGAAGCTGCAGAGGAAGATACGCCAATTATCGAAGTTAAAGTGGTCGATGTGTGA
- the dyrk1ab gene encoding dual-specificity tyrosine-(Y)-phosphorylation regulated kinase 1A, b produces the protein MAAPMPHTHQQYSDRHQPSTDQSVTVLPYSDQTPQLTANQRHMPQCFRDPTSAPLRKLSIDLIKTYKHINEVYYAKKKRRHQQGQGEDSSHKKERKVFNDGYDDDNYDYIVKNGEKWMDRYEIDSLIGKGSFGQVVKAYDRAEQEWVAIKIIKNKKAFLNQAQIEVRLLELMNKHDTEMKYYIVHLKRHFMFRNHLCLVFEMLSYNLYDLLRNTNFRGVSLNLTRKFAQQLCTALLFLATPELSIIHCDLKPENILLCNPKRSAIKIVDFGSSCQLGQRIYQYIQSRFYRSPEVLLGMPYDLAIDMWSLGCILVEMHTGEPLFSGANEVDQMNKIVEVLGIPPNHIMDLAPKARKFFEKLSDGTWSVKKTKDGKRYKPPASRKLHSILGVETGGPGGRRAGESGHAVADYLKFKDLILRMLDYDPKSRIQPYYALQHSFFKKTADEGTNTSSSVSTSPALEQSQSSGTTSSTSSSSGGSSGTSTSGRARSDPTHHHLHSGGHFGTALPAIDGDSLCPQVRQPYPPPLVWGGGVGPESVAGETHPVQETTFHVPPQHPKALHPHSHAHHHHGQIMATRPRPRHYASPTHSSSTQDSMEVVHGHLSMTSLSSSASSSSTSSSSTGNHGNQAYQLRHLPAGALDFGQNGGLSMGLGAFSNPRQETGMAAHAAFSMGTNTGPAHYLAEGHLGMRQGMDREESPMTGVCVQQSSMASS, from the exons ATGGCTGCTCCAATGCCCCATACGCACCAGCAGTACAGTGACCGCCACCAGCCAAGCACTGACCAATCTGTTACGGTCCTACCGTACAGCGACCAGACACCACAGCTCACTGCCAATCAG AGGCACATGCCCCAGTGCTTTCGTGACCCAACTTCAGCTCCCCTGAGGAAGCTCTCCATTGACCTTAtcaaaacatacaaacacatcaatgag gtGTATTATGCAAAAAAGAAGCGACGGCACCAACAAGGTCAGGGTGAAGACTCCAGTCAcaaaaaggagagaaaagtCTTTAATGATGGCTATGACGATGATAACTATGACTACATCGTCAAGAACGGGGAGAAGTGGATGGACCGCTATGAGATTGATTCCTTGATAGGAAAAGGATCGTTTGGCCAG gTCGTAAAAGCGTATGATCGAGCAGAGCAAGAATGGGTTGCAATTAAGATCATCAAGAACAAGAAAGCTTTCCTAAATCAAGCTCAGATTGAAGTGCGCCTCCTAGAGCTCATGAACAAACATGATACCGAGATGAAATACTACATTG tTCACCTAAAGCGTCACTTCATGTTTCGGAACCACCTCTGCCTCGTGTTTGAGATGCTATCTTACAACCTATACGACTTGCTCCGAAATACCAACTTTCGCGGTGTTTCTCTCAATCTCACCCGAAAATTTGCCCAGCAGCTATGCACGGCATTACTCTTCCTGGCCACACCTGAGCTCAGCATCATCCACTGTGACCTGAAGCCCGAGAACATCCTCCTCTGTAACCCTAAGAGGAGTGCCATCAAGATAGTGGACTTTGGTAGCTCATGCCAACTAGGACAAAGG ataTACCAGTATATCCAGAGTCGCTTCTACCGTTCCCCAGAGGTGCTGCTGGGAATGCCCTATGACCTGGCCATTGATATGTGGTCCTTGGGTTGCATCCTGGTAGAGATGCACACAGGAGAACCTCTTTTCAGTGGAGCCAATGAG GTGGACCAGATGAACAAAATTGTTGAGGTTCTTGGCATCCCGCCTAATCACATTATGGACCTAGCCCCAAAAGCCAGGAAGTTCTTTGAGAAGCTTTCAGATGGTACATGGAGTGTAAAGAAGACCAAAGATGGCAAAAGG TATAAGCCTCCAGCTTCGCGGAAGCTCCACTCTATTTTGGGTGTGGAGACAGGGGGTCCAGGGGGCCGGAGGGCTGGGGAGTCTGGCCATGCTGTTGCTGACTACTTGAAGTTTAAGGACCTGATCCTGCGGATGTTGGACTATGATCCTAAGAGTCGCATCCAGCCCTACTATGCCCTGCAGCACAGCTTCTTCAAGAAGACTGCGGATGAGGGGACCAATACAAGCAGTAGTGTGTCGACCAGCCCTGCATTAGAGCAATCCCAGTCTTCGGGAACCACTTCCAGTACTTCCTCCAGTTCAG GAGGATCATCTGGGACAAGTACCAGTGGCAGAGCGAGATCAGACCCTACACATCACCACTTGCACAGTGGAGGACACTTTGGCACGGCCCTGCCAGCCATAGATGGTGACAGCCTCTGCCCGCAG GTAAGACAGCCTTACCCACCCCCACTTGTGTGGGGCGGCGGTGTTGGACCAGAGTCAGTCGCTGGAGAGACCCACCCAGTCCAGGAGACAACCTTTCATGTTCCCCCCCAGCATCCCAAGGCTCTACATCCCCACTCACATGCTCATCACCACCACGGGCAGATAATGGCAACACGCCCGCGCCCACGCCACTACGCCTCCCCGACACACAGCTCCTCAACACAGGACTCCATGGAGGTGGTGCATGGCCATCTGTCCATGACCTCCCTGTCTTCCTCTGCCTCCTCTTCCTCTACATCGTCCTCTTCCACTGGGAACCATGGCAACCAGGCCTACCAGCTTCGCCATTTGCCCGCTGGAGCCCTTGACTTTGGTCAGAATGGTGGGCTGAGCATGGGACTAGGTGCCTTCTCGAACCCACGGCAAGAGACTGGCATGGCAGCGCACGCTGCGTTCTCCATGGGCACGAACACGGGGCCTGCTCACTACCTAGCAGAAGGGCACCTGGGCATGAGGCAGGGCATGGACCGGGAGGAGTCTCCAATGACTGGAGTATGTGTGCAGCAGAGTTCGATGGCCAGCTCGTGA
- the thap12b gene encoding THAP domain containing 12b isoform X2 — MICKTSPYRTVLKDTAIPTIFDLRSHLRNPHPRHRKRIKELTEEDIKRIKERRLATSIEHVAFKQDTTATEGNTTDEPQMSTEEREFREHVRSLFEVLVLLGKQSIPLEVSKVSEAKIKSNNFQALLNTCLNAGDIALRKRFDGAAVNCEYISTTQQNQIVEICENTVRDEMLLEVRESRFFSLVTGDLVEIGDEKQLPLFLRFVDHQNGLREEFLDFVLFDGEESALVERFETQLADRWGLSMEDCRGQAHKATGSTATKMRVVAVLLMEKYPLALNVPCSHLALNIHLANSLPFPNVQVVIETLRRIGIFFKTQFTQDELDKAIVTHYQKNEEKGAAVKQACSSDWTEEHNVFDVLVDVLPPLLLCMDAIRENEEGTFVESVTAEAYSLSEILADFEIVVTIVILKNVLTFTRAFGRNLQGETMNVFFAASSLTAVLHSLNEVNDNIEVYHEFWYEEAESLASVMEIPVKVPRLFLRKQHTADMGKTQTELYFKEYVTMPVIHSIMQEVEDMFCENNLKALKCLSLVPAIMGQMKFNTTEENYADVYSNDLPSPDTLPAELHCWRIKWKHRGKEVRLPTTIHETLQLPDVKFFPNVNTFLKVLSTLPVLKLEEKKGESASDRLQAYLSSVPKKQWNRGLAMLFVNTHVKHDLDVMVEKYCPLYLEDDPETEAEGDEAAEEDTPIIEVKVVDV; from the exons ATGATCTGCAAAACT AGCCCTTATAGAACAGTGCTGAAGGACACAGCCATTCCAACTATATTTGATCTGAGAAGCCATCTAAGGAATCCCCATCCAAGACATCGCAAGCGAATTAAAGAGCTG ACTGAAGAAGATATAAAGAGAATCAAAGAAAGAAGAT TGGCAACTTCCATTGAACATGTTGCTTTCAAACAAGACACAACAGCTACAGAAGGAAACACCACAGATGAACCGCAGATGTCCACAGAAGAGAGGGAGTTTCGGGAACATGTTAGATCCCTGTTTGAAGTACTAGTCTTGTTGGGAAAGCAGAGCATCCCATTAGAGGTTAGCAAAGTATCGGAAGCTAAAATCAAGTCGAATAACTTCCAGGCCCTTCTAAACACCTGCTTGAATGCTGGAGACATAGCTCTGAGGAAACGTTTTGATGGGGCAGCTGTGAACTGTGAGTACATTTCTACGACCCAGCAGAACCAGATCGTGGAAATCTGTGAGAACACGGTGAGAGATGAGATGCTGCTGGAGGTGCGCGAGAGCCGCTTCTTCTCACTGGTGACCGGTGATCTTGTTGAAATCGGCGATGAAAAACAGCTTCCTCTTTTTTTACGTTTCGTGGATCACCAAAATGGCCTCCGGGAGGAGTTTTTAGACTTTGTCTTGTTTGATGGCGAAGAGTCTGCTCTGGTGGAAAGGTTTGAGACTCAGCTGGCCGATCGTTGGGGGTTGAGCATGGAGGACTGTCGTGGTCAGGCTCACAAGGCGACGGGTTCTACCGCCACTAAGATGAGAGTCGTGGCTGTGCTACTTATGGAGAAGTACCCCCTGGCTTTGAACGTGCCTTGCTCGCACCTAGCACTGAATATTCACCTTGCGAACAGCTTACCTTTTCCGAATGTCCAGGTTGTCATAGAGACCTTAAGGAGGattggcatatttttcaaaacgCAGTTCACTCAGGATGAGCTTGATAAGGCCATCGTCACTCATTACCAGAAGAACGAAGAGAAAGGAGCCGCCGTGAAACAAGCGTGTTCCTCTGACTGGACCGAGGAGCACAACGTTTTTGATGTCCTTGTTGACGTTTTGCCACCTCTTCTGTTGTGCATGGATGCCATACGGGAAAACGAAGAGGGCACGTTTGTGGAATCTGTCACCGCAGAAGCGTATTCGCTGTCAGAGATACTGGCAGACTTCGAGATTGTCGTCACCATCGTCATTTTGAAGAATGTCCTGACCTTTACCAGAGCTTTTGGGAGAAATCTTCAAGGGGAAACAATGAATGTGTTCTTTGCTGCGAGTAGCCTGACTGCTGTGTTGCATTCTCTCAACGAGGTCAATGACAACATCGAAGTCTACCACGAGTTCTGGTACGAAGAGGCGGAGAGTTTAGCTTCGGTGATGGAGATCCCAGTGAAGGTCCCGAGGCTGTTCCTTCGCAAACAGCACACTGCAGATATGGGGAAAACACAAACCGAGCTGTACTTTAAGGAGTATGTGACTATGCCTGTGATCCACAGTATCATGCAGGAGGTGGAAGACATGTTCTGTGAGAATAACCTGAAAGCTCTTAAGTGCTTATCACTGGTCCCAGCCATCATGGGCCAAATGAAGTTCAACACCACCGAGGAGAACTACGCCGACGTTTACTCCAACGATCTGCCCAGCCCGGACACACTCCCCGCAGAGCTGCACTGCTGGAGAATCAAATGGAAACACAGAGGCAAAGAGGTGCGTCTGCCCACAACCATCCACGAAACCCTTCAACTTCCCGATGTCAAGTTCTTCCCAAACGTCAACACCTTCCTCAAGGTGCTTTCCACCTTACCCGTGCTCAAGCTGGAGGAGAAAAAGGGTGAGTCGGCCAGCGACCGGCTGCAGGCGTATCTCAGCAGTGTGCCGAAGAAGCAGTGGAACCGAGGTCTAGCCATGCTTTTTGTGAACACTCACGTCAAACATGACCTGGACGTCATGGTCGAGAAGTACTGCCCACTCTACTTGGAGGACGATCCCGAAACAGAAGCTGAAGGGGACGAAGCTGCAGAGGAAGATACGCCAATTATCGAAGTTAAAGTGGTCGATGTGTGA